In Nitrospira sp., a genomic segment contains:
- a CDS encoding FtsX-like permease family protein, which translates to MMPFWLIMGWRELRSAWRHFLYFLACIALGVGAVVGVSLFSANVERAVLKEARGLLGGDLEIRASRPLGDIGLAVLKQLAERGILSTRVSELVAMVARIDRANGAADVTQLVELKAVESGYPLYGVVRTAPDRPLTELLHPSGNVCREACHGAVVQDGLLIRLGLAVGDAIKIGDVSFVITGVIYTEPDRMANMFSLGPRVLISQEGLAAAHLMKLGSRVRERHLLKLPGTMTPSPLLHELRGRLTAESARVSSYRDAQPQLKQFLEQLARYLGLVGLTALFVGGIGVALSIQAFLREKLQSIAILKTVGADTHTIIASYLGQAVGLGFLGSVGGIGIGVMLQSILPQAVSTLLATDVLQQIEFSALLSVSALIPIAKGLALGVLTTLLFSVWPLLTIRDIKPAAIFRRDVEGAPIGAVLRGASWWRRAARMITADPMRAATAAGIALGLAGLSVWQAGSWAIGGLFIAGLVVALVVLTAAAHLLLLGLRVMPVPRALSVKQALGNLQRPGGQALGVMVALGVGVMVILAIGLLEHALVRQVGENRPSDSPTFFFIDIQPDQAAAFAELVHRRTGDVAPDLTPLVRSRFHAIDGRVVTLDRESEQEEAPNQSREEKRKNWYVNREYVLTFLDELPKENRIVRGAWWRPGQKLVRPQVSVEEEAAKSLGIDVGTLVDLNIQGTIIQAEVSSIRKVEWGNFSTNFYLIMSPGSLDGAPMTYVATVHVAPRDEAAFQSAVVAAFPNVTAINIGEVLGSFARVLDRLSLAIRAVAVFCLLAGALVMAAALAATRYRRLYEAVILKALGATRGLIARSFAAEYALLGCVAGTIGVVLASAFSWAILRYILELPWALEPELLGIGLGCTILLTLLVGFLSTYRLLGQPPLSVLRHE; encoded by the coding sequence ATGATGCCTTTTTGGCTCATCATGGGCTGGCGGGAATTGCGGTCCGCCTGGCGCCATTTCCTCTATTTCCTGGCCTGTATTGCGCTGGGTGTCGGTGCGGTGGTCGGCGTCTCCCTCTTTTCGGCCAATGTTGAGCGCGCGGTGCTCAAGGAAGCACGGGGGTTGTTGGGAGGAGATCTCGAGATTCGGGCATCCAGACCGCTGGGGGATATCGGTCTCGCCGTGCTCAAGCAGCTCGCGGAGCGCGGAATTCTCAGTACACGCGTGAGTGAATTGGTCGCGATGGTTGCGCGGATCGATCGGGCCAATGGCGCAGCAGACGTGACGCAGTTGGTTGAATTAAAAGCCGTGGAGTCGGGGTATCCGCTCTATGGGGTGGTGAGGACGGCGCCGGATCGCCCGCTCACAGAGTTGCTGCATCCCTCAGGCAATGTCTGTCGCGAGGCCTGTCACGGTGCGGTGGTACAAGATGGGCTCTTGATTCGTTTGGGGTTGGCGGTTGGTGATGCGATCAAGATCGGGGATGTGTCGTTCGTGATCACGGGGGTGATTTACACCGAACCGGATCGTATGGCCAACATGTTCAGCTTGGGGCCGCGCGTGCTGATTTCTCAGGAAGGACTCGCGGCGGCACATTTGATGAAGCTGGGCAGTCGTGTGCGCGAGCGGCATCTCTTGAAACTGCCTGGGACCATGACTCCATCACCGCTGCTGCACGAATTGCGAGGTCGTCTGACCGCAGAGTCCGCACGGGTGTCTTCCTATCGGGATGCGCAACCGCAGCTCAAGCAGTTTCTCGAGCAATTGGCTCGGTATTTGGGACTGGTCGGCCTGACGGCGTTGTTTGTCGGCGGAATCGGTGTGGCCCTGTCGATCCAGGCATTTCTGCGCGAGAAACTGCAATCTATCGCGATTCTCAAGACCGTGGGTGCAGACACGCACACGATCATCGCCTCCTATTTGGGGCAGGCTGTCGGATTGGGTTTCCTGGGCAGTGTGGGGGGCATCGGTATCGGAGTCATGCTGCAATCGATCTTGCCGCAGGCGGTTTCCACACTACTCGCCACCGATGTGTTGCAGCAGATCGAATTTTCTGCGCTGCTCTCCGTTTCCGCGCTGATTCCGATCGCAAAGGGCCTGGCCTTAGGCGTGCTGACCACGTTGCTGTTCAGTGTGTGGCCGTTGCTGACGATCCGTGACATCAAGCCGGCGGCCATTTTCCGCCGCGATGTGGAAGGAGCGCCTATTGGGGCGGTATTGCGCGGCGCATCCTGGTGGAGACGAGCGGCTCGCATGATCACCGCGGATCCCATGCGGGCTGCAACAGCTGCCGGTATCGCGCTGGGGTTGGCGGGACTGTCGGTGTGGCAGGCCGGGTCGTGGGCCATTGGGGGGCTGTTCATTGCCGGGTTGGTGGTTGCTCTGGTGGTGTTGACTGCCGCGGCTCACCTGTTGTTGCTGGGACTGCGCGTGATGCCTGTGCCGCGGGCGTTGTCCGTCAAACAGGCGCTCGGCAATCTTCAACGTCCCGGAGGGCAGGCGCTCGGCGTGATGGTCGCACTCGGCGTCGGGGTGATGGTGATTCTTGCGATCGGATTGCTGGAACATGCGTTGGTGCGGCAGGTGGGAGAGAACCGGCCATCGGATTCGCCGACCTTCTTTTTTATCGACATTCAGCCGGATCAGGCCGCTGCGTTTGCTGAGCTGGTTCATCGACGAACCGGCGATGTCGCGCCGGACTTGACGCCGTTGGTCCGCTCGCGGTTCCATGCCATCGACGGTCGGGTGGTCACCCTGGATCGTGAATCCGAGCAGGAGGAGGCGCCCAATCAGTCACGTGAGGAAAAGCGCAAGAACTGGTATGTGAATCGGGAGTACGTGCTGACCTTTCTGGATGAATTGCCCAAGGAGAACCGGATCGTACGAGGCGCGTGGTGGCGACCGGGGCAAAAGCTTGTGCGACCGCAAGTGTCCGTCGAGGAGGAAGCGGCGAAGAGCCTTGGAATCGATGTCGGTACGCTGGTCGATCTGAACATCCAGGGCACCATCATTCAGGCAGAGGTGAGCAGCATTCGAAAAGTCGAGTGGGGAAATTTTTCGACCAATTTTTATCTGATCATGTCTCCGGGTTCGCTTGATGGTGCGCCGATGACCTACGTGGCCACGGTTCACGTGGCGCCTCGGGACGAGGCGGCGTTTCAGTCGGCAGTGGTCGCGGCGTTTCCCAACGTAACCGCCATCAACATCGGTGAGGTGTTGGGCAGTTTCGCCCGCGTGCTCGATCGTTTGTCGTTGGCTATTCGTGCGGTGGCGGTCTTTTGTCTGTTGGCCGGCGCGCTGGTGATGGCGGCGGCGTTGGCCGCGACACGGTATCGCCGGCTCTATGAGGCGGTCATTCTCAAAGCGCTCGGCGCGACACGCGGGTTGATCGCGCGATCCTTTGCTGCCGAATATGCGCTCCTGGGTTGCGTGGCGGGGACGATCGGTGTCGTCCTCGCCAGTGCGTTTTCGTGGGCCATCCTGCGGTATATCCTGGAATTACCCTGGGCGTTGGAGCCCGAGTTGCTGGGGATCGGGCTGGGGTGCACCATACTCCTCACCCTCTTGGTCGGGTTTCTCAGCACCTACCGGCTTCTCGGGCAGCCTCCGTTGAGCGTGCTACGGCACGAGTGA
- the pgl gene encoding 6-phosphogluconolactonase produces the protein MSSRPELHTFADAQDLVVAAADLFVQLGQQAIAERNRFLVALSGGSTPKALYAALTRPHIAQHLDWRKVHFFFGDERGVPPTHAESNFGLAQAMLFHPLHIPSSLIHRMRGEDPPESAAIDYERTLRRIAAPVTGQWPVLDLILLGMGDDGHTASLFPDTPAVTDTIRWVVPGYAPQGTRSRITITLGVINHASVVLFLIAGRNKAVVVQRILERSADDPSPYPAALVRPEHGRLLWYLDRAAASELTIAPQHLTSREDP, from the coding sequence ATGTCATCCAGGCCTGAGCTGCATACCTTCGCAGATGCGCAGGACCTCGTGGTGGCCGCGGCAGACCTCTTCGTACAACTGGGGCAGCAGGCGATTGCCGAACGTAACCGATTCCTGGTGGCGCTGTCCGGCGGCTCAACGCCGAAGGCTCTCTATGCCGCCCTTACACGTCCACACATTGCGCAACACTTAGACTGGCGCAAGGTCCATTTCTTCTTCGGAGACGAACGCGGCGTGCCGCCCACACATGCCGAGAGTAACTTTGGCCTCGCCCAGGCCATGCTCTTTCACCCCTTGCACATTCCCTCCTCCTTGATCCATCGCATGCGGGGTGAGGACCCGCCGGAGTCTGCCGCGATCGACTACGAAAGGACGCTGCGTCGCATAGCCGCTCCTGTCACAGGACAATGGCCGGTTCTGGACCTGATCCTCCTGGGAATGGGCGATGATGGCCACACCGCCTCGCTGTTCCCCGACACTCCTGCGGTGACCGACACGATCCGTTGGGTGGTTCCGGGTTACGCTCCGCAGGGGACTCGCTCACGCATCACCATCACCCTAGGTGTGATCAATCATGCGAGTGTGGTACTGTTTCTGATCGCCGGGCGAAATAAGGCCGTCGTCGTCCAGCGCATTTTGGAAAGAAGCGCCGACGATCCCAGCCCCTATCCAGCCGCACTGGTTCGGCCTGAACACGGGCGGCTGTTGTGGTACCTAGATCGCGCCGCAGCATCGGAATTGACCATAGCTCCACAACATTTGACATCGCGAGAGGATCCATGA
- a CDS encoding glucose-6-phosphate isomerase → MPIRPDTSSLPTDQAIARTLDELGGNHVIERIWTRDHRVWKPTSREIENRLGWLTVLDHMQDGVSDLRAFAQASREARITDVVLLGMGGSSLGPEVLRCTFGSSKGAPRLWVLDSTVPGWVRQVTATIQPARTLFLVASKSGGTIEVMSLFAHFWNLVHRTKGHRGGAQFVAITDPGTGLERLAQERGFWRTFTNQPDIGGRYSVLSYFGLVPAALLGLNVEKLLNRALAMREACRRTSTPKDNPGAALGGMMAAMVKAGRDKVTLLTSPTLQSFGLWVEQLLAESTGKEGTGLIPVAGEPLAPPSAYGADRLFISLRLKGDRNASLDRGLAALQNAGHPVFRLHLSDRYDLGAEFFRWEFATAVAGHVLGIHPFDQPNVQESKDNTARVLKEVETQGRLPALPTPPPPQALAQLLTQAAPNRYVAILAYTTPSLKLDAALRALRKAIMTRYHLATTAGYGPRYLHSTGQLHKGGPNSGLFLELVDAMKPDLSVPEQPYTFGTLALAQALGDLQSLHSHQRPAVRISLGTDPVRTIRRLVTRLAPAATARRKPAPTRRTASARRARR, encoded by the coding sequence ATGCCGATCCGCCCCGACACATCATCGCTACCGACCGACCAGGCCATCGCCCGAACACTTGACGAGCTGGGCGGCAACCATGTCATCGAACGTATCTGGACCCGCGACCACAGGGTGTGGAAACCGACCTCCAGAGAAATCGAAAACCGACTTGGTTGGTTGACGGTTCTCGATCACATGCAGGACGGGGTCTCCGATCTGCGAGCCTTTGCGCAAGCATCCCGAGAAGCTCGTATCACCGACGTGGTCCTGCTTGGGATGGGCGGGAGCAGCCTCGGCCCTGAGGTCTTGCGCTGCACCTTTGGTTCCTCCAAGGGCGCCCCGCGACTCTGGGTGCTGGATTCCACCGTACCTGGTTGGGTCCGGCAAGTGACCGCGACGATCCAGCCGGCGAGAACGCTGTTCCTTGTCGCCAGCAAATCAGGCGGTACGATCGAAGTGATGTCGCTCTTCGCCCACTTCTGGAACCTCGTACACCGCACCAAGGGTCATCGGGGAGGAGCCCAGTTTGTCGCGATCACGGATCCCGGAACCGGCCTGGAACGACTCGCGCAGGAGCGCGGATTTTGGCGTACCTTCACCAATCAACCGGACATCGGCGGGCGCTACTCAGTCCTCTCCTATTTCGGCCTCGTTCCTGCGGCACTGCTGGGACTCAATGTTGAAAAACTCCTGAACCGAGCGCTCGCGATGCGCGAAGCGTGTCGGCGCACCTCCACACCAAAGGACAATCCCGGGGCAGCACTGGGGGGCATGATGGCCGCCATGGTCAAAGCCGGTCGCGACAAAGTCACCCTCCTCACTTCGCCGACACTGCAGTCGTTCGGCCTGTGGGTGGAGCAATTGCTAGCGGAAAGCACCGGCAAAGAAGGGACAGGACTCATACCCGTAGCAGGAGAGCCCCTCGCTCCCCCGTCTGCCTATGGAGCCGATCGATTGTTTATCAGTCTTCGCCTCAAGGGCGACCGGAATGCCTCGTTGGATCGAGGCCTCGCCGCACTCCAAAACGCCGGGCACCCAGTCTTCCGACTGCACTTGAGTGATCGATACGATCTGGGCGCTGAATTCTTCCGCTGGGAATTCGCCACTGCTGTCGCAGGACACGTGCTCGGCATTCATCCATTTGATCAGCCGAATGTTCAAGAAAGTAAAGACAACACCGCCCGTGTGCTCAAGGAGGTTGAGACCCAAGGGCGACTCCCCGCGTTGCCGACGCCGCCCCCGCCGCAGGCCCTCGCCCAGCTGCTGACGCAGGCTGCGCCCAATCGGTACGTTGCGATTCTCGCCTATACGACGCCAAGCCTCAAACTTGATGCCGCACTGCGCGCTCTGCGTAAGGCGATCATGACCAGATATCACCTGGCCACGACAGCCGGATACGGCCCTCGCTACCTACACTCCACCGGGCAACTGCACAAGGGTGGCCCCAACAGCGGACTCTTTCTTGAGCTCGTGGACGCCATGAAGCCGGATCTTTCGGTTCCGGAACAGCCCTATACATTCGGCACTCTCGCTCTCGCCCAGGCACTCGGTGATCTTCAGTCGCTGCATAGCCATCAGCGCCCTGCGGTCAGGATCAGCCTTGGTACCGATCCCGTGCGCACCATACGTCGCCTGGTCACACGACTCGCTCCAGCCGCAACAGCCCGCCGGAAACCCGCCCCAACCAGGCGGACCGCCTCAGCACGTCGAGCCCGTCGCTGA
- a CDS encoding M1 family metallopeptidase: MNTQDPYRLPSHVRPTHYDLRIEPDLTAHTFTGHEAITLTVIEPTSDILLNATELEISSAIVSAESQSPRAGAVEMDDEHQRCRITFPHVIPAGTWTLHLTFRGTLNDKLRGFYRSSYKDGQGVVHSLAATQFEATDARRAFPCWDEPQFKAVFAVTLVIDPSLTAISNTRVIEDRQEHGKRVVRFAESIRMSTYLVAFIVGQLVPTPPIMARQTPVRLWSVPGKQHLTAFGHEIAVYSLNFLAEYYDSPYPGDKLDLIAIPDFASGAMENLGAITFRETALLLDQRTATHAEQGRVADVVAHENAHMWFGDLVTMAWWNGLWLNEAFATFMEMLVVDAWKPEWERWTAFGIARAAALSVDGLLSTRPIEFPVHAPKEAEAMFDVLTYEKGASVLRMLEQHLGPTVFRDGVRHYLTAHAYGNAETTDLWVSLGQASKHDVPALMNEWIFSPGYPVLSLSVESSSTLTLRQHRFTYAEDTSTSSSPSVAPHWQIPIQLRIDTGQGTETRRLLLGDRESHIPLPQDWTSILANEGGHGFYRVRYSAELLARLQMRGLHTLDPVERFNLLNDTWASTVAGMVAPVDYLALTEHFHGERDPHVWAVMLGSFSTMHQLLAEDDRPRLAALVRKRLATTFADLGWTPRADERELVKELRGDIIRALGTLGRDEAIQAQAAEAFRELQTQTRPIDPNVIPALVSILAFTGDEARYEDFAGRVRAATTPQEERRYLFSLAAFRQPALLERTLAKTLTDDVRTQDAPFLVSSLLHNVYIREKAWEFVKRNWERMDRLFPKSGLRRMCGGIVGLSTPDLERDVRQFFATRKIDLGGKSLQQYLEQLHIAVRFGERDREAIRTVLASKTH, translated from the coding sequence ATGAACACACAGGATCCTTACCGACTCCCATCCCACGTCCGGCCGACTCACTACGACTTGCGCATCGAGCCCGACCTCACGGCTCACACCTTTACCGGCCATGAGGCCATTACCCTGACGGTGATCGAGCCGACCTCAGACATCCTACTCAATGCCACAGAGTTGGAAATCTCCTCCGCCATAGTGTCCGCTGAGAGCCAATCGCCCAGAGCCGGAGCCGTCGAGATGGACGACGAGCACCAGCGATGCCGCATCACCTTTCCACACGTGATTCCAGCAGGCACATGGACATTGCATCTGACCTTTCGCGGAACCTTGAACGACAAACTCCGCGGATTCTATCGCAGCAGCTACAAGGACGGCCAAGGCGTCGTCCATTCCCTGGCCGCCACACAGTTTGAGGCCACAGATGCGCGACGGGCTTTTCCCTGCTGGGATGAGCCGCAATTCAAAGCCGTCTTCGCCGTCACATTGGTGATCGATCCCTCACTGACGGCGATCTCGAATACCCGCGTCATCGAGGATCGGCAAGAACACGGGAAGCGTGTGGTCCGGTTTGCCGAGTCGATCAGGATGTCCACCTATCTGGTCGCATTCATCGTCGGACAGCTGGTGCCAACGCCTCCCATCATGGCGCGGCAGACCCCGGTCCGGCTCTGGTCCGTGCCGGGCAAACAACACCTGACCGCCTTTGGACATGAGATCGCCGTTTACTCGCTCAATTTCCTCGCCGAGTATTACGACAGTCCCTATCCTGGCGACAAACTCGATCTGATCGCCATTCCGGATTTTGCCTCCGGCGCGATGGAGAATCTGGGCGCGATCACCTTTCGAGAAACGGCCTTACTCCTCGACCAGCGAACCGCCACCCACGCCGAGCAGGGACGTGTCGCCGACGTCGTGGCACACGAGAATGCCCACATGTGGTTTGGAGACCTGGTCACGATGGCCTGGTGGAACGGGCTCTGGCTCAACGAAGCCTTTGCGACCTTCATGGAAATGCTGGTCGTCGACGCCTGGAAGCCGGAATGGGAACGCTGGACAGCCTTCGGCATCGCCCGTGCCGCAGCCTTGTCGGTGGACGGGCTGCTCAGCACCAGGCCGATCGAATTTCCCGTGCACGCGCCCAAAGAAGCCGAGGCCATGTTCGACGTGTTGACCTATGAGAAGGGCGCATCGGTATTGCGCATGCTGGAACAACATCTCGGACCAACGGTCTTCCGGGATGGAGTCCGCCACTACCTCACGGCGCATGCCTATGGCAATGCAGAGACCACAGATCTCTGGGTTTCGCTGGGACAGGCCTCAAAGCACGATGTTCCGGCGCTTATGAACGAGTGGATTTTCTCACCAGGCTATCCCGTGCTCTCGCTGAGCGTGGAATCATCATCGACCCTCACGCTGCGGCAACATCGCTTCACCTACGCCGAAGATACGTCGACGTCCTCGTCACCATCGGTTGCGCCACACTGGCAGATTCCGATCCAATTGCGCATCGACACCGGACAAGGCACGGAAACCAGGCGTCTGTTACTGGGCGATCGGGAAAGCCATATCCCGTTGCCTCAGGATTGGACGTCGATTCTGGCAAATGAAGGCGGGCACGGATTTTACCGCGTCCGCTACAGCGCGGAATTGTTGGCCCGCTTACAGATGCGAGGCTTGCACACGCTCGATCCGGTCGAGCGATTCAATCTCCTGAACGACACCTGGGCCTCGACCGTTGCGGGGATGGTGGCCCCCGTAGACTACCTCGCCCTCACCGAACATTTTCATGGGGAGCGAGATCCGCATGTCTGGGCCGTCATGTTGGGTTCGTTTTCCACGATGCATCAGCTGCTGGCGGAAGACGATCGCCCGCGGCTGGCCGCGCTCGTCCGGAAGCGACTCGCCACGACGTTTGCCGACCTGGGCTGGACACCCCGTGCCGATGAACGCGAATTGGTCAAGGAGTTACGCGGGGATATCATTCGAGCCTTGGGCACACTGGGGCGCGATGAGGCCATTCAAGCTCAGGCAGCGGAGGCGTTTCGCGAGCTACAGACTCAGACCAGACCCATCGACCCTAATGTCATTCCCGCCTTGGTCTCCATCCTGGCCTTCACAGGGGACGAGGCTCGTTATGAGGACTTCGCCGGCCGAGTCCGTGCAGCGACCACCCCGCAAGAGGAACGCCGCTATCTGTTCTCGCTCGCGGCATTTCGACAGCCCGCTTTGCTGGAGCGAACACTGGCCAAGACACTCACCGATGACGTCCGAACCCAGGATGCGCCCTTCCTCGTCAGCAGCCTACTCCACAATGTCTACATCCGTGAAAAGGCCTGGGAGTTCGTGAAACGCAATTGGGAACGGATGGATCGGCTGTTTCCCAAAAGCGGCCTTCGACGCATGTGTGGAGGCATTGTCGGGCTCTCCACCCCTGACCTGGAGCGAGACGTACGGCAATTTTTTGCCACACGCAAGATCGACCTCGGCGGAAAAAGCCTGCAGCAGTACCTCGAACAACTACACATTGCCGTGCGCTTTGGTGAACGTGACCGCGAGGCGATTCGCACCGTGTTGGCAAGCAAGACGCATTGA
- the glk gene encoding glucokinase: MILAGDIGGTKTNLALYEWTSGRVEPIREDSFHSADYTTLEDIVEEFLSTPLASPMSEGEQEQESDGATPDTETSAVENGPEPIRVTAACFGVAGPVIDNRCRTTNLPWVIEGASLAERFAIPQVRLLNDLEATAHGILLLTPDEIVALNAGTPPKKKQALALIAAGTGLGECILYWDGTRYRPVPSEGGHTDFAPNSDTEIELLRHLRGSYLHVSYERIVSGPGLHAIYDYLRDTKKNEPTWLAEKIKVGNPAAEIAEAGLKGQAEIATQALDLFATIYGAEAGNLALKALTLDGVYVAGGIAPKLLKKLQDGSFMRGFTNKGRYKRMMTQIPVQVVMNDKTALLGAASMAAQLTSSHAS; this comes from the coding sequence ATGATTCTGGCAGGCGATATCGGCGGCACGAAAACGAATTTGGCTCTCTATGAATGGACCAGCGGACGTGTCGAGCCGATCCGTGAAGATAGTTTTCATAGTGCGGACTATACAACCTTAGAAGACATCGTCGAAGAATTCCTGAGCACGCCACTGGCCTCGCCCATGTCCGAGGGAGAGCAGGAACAAGAGTCAGATGGCGCGACTCCAGACACCGAGACAAGCGCCGTTGAGAACGGCCCCGAACCGATTCGAGTCACGGCCGCATGCTTCGGCGTAGCGGGCCCGGTCATCGACAACCGGTGCCGCACCACGAATCTTCCTTGGGTCATCGAGGGAGCTTCCCTCGCCGAGCGATTCGCCATTCCCCAGGTACGACTCCTCAATGATCTCGAAGCAACCGCCCATGGCATCCTTCTCCTCACACCGGATGAAATCGTCGCCCTGAATGCCGGTACGCCGCCCAAAAAGAAACAAGCCCTGGCGCTGATCGCAGCCGGCACCGGCCTCGGTGAATGTATTCTGTACTGGGACGGGACCCGCTATCGTCCCGTGCCCTCCGAAGGCGGGCACACGGACTTTGCGCCCAACAGCGACACGGAGATTGAATTGCTGCGGCATCTCCGCGGCAGTTACCTGCACGTCAGCTACGAACGAATCGTGTCAGGCCCAGGCCTCCACGCCATTTATGACTATCTCCGTGACACCAAGAAAAATGAGCCGACCTGGCTGGCGGAAAAAATCAAGGTCGGCAACCCGGCCGCTGAAATTGCCGAAGCAGGACTGAAGGGCCAAGCCGAGATCGCCACGCAGGCGCTGGATTTATTCGCGACCATTTACGGCGCCGAGGCGGGCAACCTGGCACTGAAGGCCCTGACGTTGGACGGCGTCTACGTCGCCGGAGGCATCGCCCCCAAATTACTCAAGAAACTGCAGGATGGTTCGTTCATGCGCGGCTTTACCAACAAAGGCCGTTACAAACGGATGATGACCCAGATTCCGGTACAGGTCGTGATGAACGACAAAACCGCCCTGCTCGGCGCCGCCTCCATGGCGGCTCAACTGACCTCATCACATGCATCATGA
- the rpiA gene encoding ribose-5-phosphate isomerase RpiA: protein MTSSYDLDSEKRQAALKATEFVRDGMVVGLGTGTTSKHLILALGERVRAGLKIQAVPTSHDTAALARQAGIPLIESDNAWMIDIAIDGADQVDPQLNLVKGGGGALLKEKIVAAAAKQFVVMVDHTKLVPGLGGSFPLPIEVVPFGWGSTARNIEQASGGQAVLRERTGTVFQTEAGHVILDLHMPKIDDPATLEIELNQIPGIVETGLFIGRTGILIVGHAQGVDVTHAAKP, encoded by the coding sequence ATGACATCATCATACGATCTCGATTCTGAAAAGCGGCAAGCTGCCCTCAAGGCAACCGAATTCGTGCGCGACGGCATGGTCGTCGGACTGGGTACTGGGACGACGTCCAAACATTTGATTCTGGCGCTTGGGGAGCGCGTCCGCGCCGGGCTGAAGATTCAGGCCGTCCCGACCTCCCACGACACGGCCGCCCTCGCACGACAAGCCGGCATTCCACTCATCGAATCCGACAATGCCTGGATGATCGATATCGCCATTGACGGCGCCGATCAGGTCGACCCTCAATTGAATCTCGTCAAAGGTGGCGGCGGGGCGTTGCTCAAAGAAAAAATCGTGGCCGCAGCTGCGAAGCAATTCGTCGTCATGGTCGACCACACGAAGCTCGTGCCGGGACTCGGGGGAAGTTTCCCGCTGCCGATTGAAGTGGTTCCGTTCGGATGGGGTAGCACCGCACGCAACATCGAACAAGCCTCCGGAGGACAAGCCGTGCTGCGCGAACGCACCGGCACCGTATTTCAAACCGAGGCCGGCCATGTCATCCTCGATCTCCATATGCCGAAGATCGACGACCCGGCCACGCTGGAAATCGAATTGAATCAAATTCCCGGCATCGTTGAAACCGGGCTGTTCATCGGACGGACCGGCATCCTGATCGTCGGCCATGCACAGGGCGTCGACGTCACCCATGCCGCGAAACCATGA
- a CDS encoding L,D-transpeptidase, whose translation MNHTRNIRRIVLRMALIGSLSMSVGGCVETVPEELVEAVESIDRDLFTLRAADLTPEAYSKFSRQWIALRGRIESEENIVRWPWEDNELETELEALQAEGTHLVAEVNSRLQAQRTAAEAKLAKVEQRLRLLNTKVGDIGSRVVLGEHPLETELLVKQARHYLEQGQFDYANQASERASQNLFKQTALLTNELGRYADDDLIAAWRESARRTIDWSRKNRAHAIVISKADRVLTVYKSGRKVLTYPIRLGSKGIRAKQYYGDGATPEGEYRIQRKRGPGQTPYFRALILDYPNAEDRRRFEEAQQAGLIPKNRQMPGLIQLHGIAQGITDQPYGSIVLDNPQIAVLFAQVAVGTPVNIVGALESHNSVSLVLADLGDQEEET comes from the coding sequence ATGAACCATACACGCAACATCCGCAGAATTGTGTTACGCATGGCCCTCATCGGCTCCCTGTCGATGAGTGTGGGCGGATGCGTCGAAACCGTTCCCGAAGAGTTGGTCGAAGCGGTCGAAAGCATCGACCGTGATCTCTTCACACTGCGAGCCGCAGACCTCACACCCGAAGCCTACTCGAAGTTCTCTCGTCAATGGATCGCGCTGAGAGGCCGCATCGAGTCGGAGGAGAATATCGTTCGCTGGCCTTGGGAAGACAATGAGTTGGAAACGGAGCTGGAAGCCCTTCAGGCCGAAGGGACTCATCTCGTCGCCGAGGTCAATAGCCGCCTCCAGGCACAACGCACCGCAGCAGAAGCAAAGCTGGCCAAAGTCGAGCAACGACTGCGGCTCCTGAACACGAAGGTCGGAGACATCGGCAGTCGTGTGGTGCTTGGTGAACATCCCCTCGAAACCGAACTGCTCGTCAAGCAAGCACGCCATTATCTTGAGCAAGGACAATTCGACTACGCCAATCAAGCCTCTGAACGCGCAAGCCAAAACCTGTTCAAACAAACGGCCCTGCTGACCAATGAATTAGGTCGTTATGCGGACGACGACCTGATCGCCGCCTGGCGGGAATCTGCACGGCGCACCATCGACTGGTCGCGCAAAAATCGCGCGCATGCGATCGTCATCAGCAAAGCCGACCGCGTGCTCACGGTCTACAAGAGCGGACGGAAAGTCCTGACCTACCCGATCCGCCTAGGCTCGAAAGGCATCCGCGCAAAACAATATTATGGAGATGGCGCGACGCCTGAGGGCGAATATCGCATCCAGCGAAAACGCGGGCCTGGGCAAACGCCCTACTTTCGTGCGTTGATTCTCGATTATCCGAACGCTGAAGACCGACGCCGATTTGAAGAGGCACAACAAGCGGGACTGATTCCCAAGAATCGACAGATGCCCGGACTCATTCAGCTTCACGGCATTGCCCAAGGCATCACCGATCAGCCGTACGGCAGCATCGTCCTGGACAACCCCCAGATCGCCGTACTGTTCGCTCAGGTGGCTGTGGGCACACCCGTGAATATTGTTGGGGCCTTGGAATCACACAACTCCGTCTCCCTCGTACTGGCCGACCTGGGCGATCAGGAAGAAGAAACCTAG